Proteins from one Streptomyces sp. NBC_00289 genomic window:
- a CDS encoding EI24 domain-containing protein codes for MRDLGAGFNYLLQGQRWVARHGRQYGFGLLPGLITLVLYVAALVALALWGEDFVGWATPFADDWSSPWQGLFRGFLTAVLFALALLLSVLTFTAVTLLIGQPFYESLSEKVDRDVSPDGTAPESGLPLWRELWISARDSLRIVVRALLWAVLLFVLGFVPFVGQTVVPVIGFFVTGFFLTEELTAVALQRRGVDLRERLTLLRSRKTLVWGFGTPLALSFLVPFVAVFLMPGAVAGATLMARDLLGEETGDGDATDTGKHGDSAGPRGEGFIQRPAGSPPPSGSNGPGR; via the coding sequence ATGCGTGATCTCGGGGCGGGCTTCAACTACCTACTACAGGGCCAGCGGTGGGTGGCCAGGCACGGCAGGCAGTACGGGTTCGGGCTGCTCCCGGGACTGATCACCCTGGTTCTCTACGTGGCGGCGCTGGTCGCGCTGGCGCTGTGGGGCGAGGACTTCGTGGGCTGGGCGACACCCTTCGCCGACGACTGGTCGAGCCCCTGGCAGGGACTCTTCCGCGGCTTCCTCACCGCGGTCCTGTTCGCCCTCGCCCTCCTCCTGTCCGTCCTCACCTTCACCGCGGTGACGCTGCTGATCGGCCAGCCCTTCTACGAGAGCCTCTCCGAGAAGGTCGACCGTGACGTGTCCCCGGACGGCACCGCGCCCGAGTCCGGCCTCCCCCTGTGGCGCGAGCTGTGGATCTCGGCCCGCGACAGCCTCCGTATCGTCGTGCGGGCCCTGCTGTGGGCCGTGCTGCTGTTCGTGCTCGGCTTCGTCCCCTTCGTCGGCCAGACGGTCGTCCCGGTGATCGGGTTCTTCGTCACCGGGTTCTTCCTCACCGAGGAACTGACCGCCGTCGCCCTCCAGCGCCGGGGCGTCGACCTGCGCGAGCGCCTGACCCTGCTCCGCTCCCGCAAGACCCTGGTGTGGGGTTTCGGCACCCCGCTCGCCCTGTCCTTCCTGGTGCCGTTCGTCGCGGTGTTCCTGATGCCGGGCGCGGTCGCGGGCGCCACCCTCATGGCCCGCGACCTGCTGGGCGAGGAGACCGGGGACGGTGACGCCACCGACACCGGGAAGCACGGTGACTCCGCCGGCCCGCGGGGCGAGGGGTTCATCCAGCGGCCGGCCGGCTCGCCGCCACCGTCAGGATCGAACGGACCTGGGCGATGA
- a CDS encoding TetR/AcrR family transcriptional regulator: MPYGDGMNARVRSEERRAEIVRAALEVIAERGYRGASLASVAERVGLTQQGLLHHFPTKDALLVAVLEERDQWDALPDTQWRVDLLASLVEYNAMRPGIIQTFSALLGESVTEGHPAREYFTERYTRVRVSMATALRAEYGDTLPNGLTPERTAPLLIAVMDGLQYQWLLDPESVDMPGAFRDFLTLLGER; the protein is encoded by the coding sequence ATGCCGTACGGTGACGGCATGAACGCCAGGGTCAGGAGTGAGGAGCGGCGCGCGGAGATCGTCCGGGCCGCCCTGGAGGTGATCGCCGAGCGCGGTTACCGGGGCGCGAGCCTCGCCTCGGTCGCGGAACGGGTCGGCCTCACCCAGCAGGGGCTGCTGCACCACTTCCCCACCAAGGACGCGCTGCTCGTCGCCGTACTCGAGGAGCGGGACCAGTGGGACGCCCTGCCGGACACACAGTGGCGGGTCGACCTGCTCGCCTCACTGGTCGAGTACAACGCGATGCGCCCCGGGATCATCCAGACCTTCTCCGCGCTGCTCGGCGAGAGCGTCACCGAGGGGCATCCGGCGCGGGAGTACTTCACCGAGCGCTACACGCGGGTGCGCGTGAGCATGGCGACGGCCCTGCGCGCCGAGTACGGCGACACGCTGCCGAACGGCCTCACCCCGGAACGCACGGCCCCGCTCCTGATCGCGGTGATGGACGGCCTGCAGTACCAGTGGCTGCTGGACCCGGAGTCGGTGGACATGCCCGGCGCGTTCCGCGACTTCCTCACGCTGCTGGGCGAGCGCTGA
- a CDS encoding pyroglutamyl peptidase: MHSIRLRIGVLGLTLLAGLATPTTTASAETAPSATVEEQRLDRAAPQEILRRSGFDTVAAGFARSLGSAGSYARARHLVAHEGSALWRRAVDRAQGRGPAGGDLSRDDDRPLYWARLGMTREVRAWQPEFGLSAAQRAALLGELERTSRGQTAIRYPHGKGVKRILVTGFDPFTLDRDVRISNPSGATALALDGTVIRTAEGPARIETAVFPVRWQDFAEGTVERTLRPYLPKVDLFTTVSQGRVGRFDVERTNGAWRGGFADNENIGRTETVPVTDPASQPQWTTTTLPYKAIVAADTGRFPVYDNTSVTEIPAGGTTPVVRADGPTAGSTARAGGGGDYLSNEIAYRATLLRDRLGLHEVLPGGHVHTPVLQFGTGNTDPATGTVTDPEFVRNRLDIIAQVRSILTVAASRPAAG, encoded by the coding sequence TTGCACTCCATACGACTTCGGATCGGCGTACTCGGGCTGACCCTGTTGGCGGGACTGGCCACCCCCACCACGACGGCGTCCGCCGAGACCGCACCCTCCGCCACCGTCGAGGAGCAGAGGCTCGACCGGGCCGCGCCCCAGGAGATCCTCCGGCGCTCCGGATTCGACACCGTGGCGGCCGGTTTCGCGCGCTCGCTCGGCTCGGCCGGCTCCTACGCCCGCGCCCGTCACCTCGTCGCCCACGAGGGATCGGCGCTCTGGCGACGGGCGGTGGACCGGGCACAGGGGCGGGGACCGGCGGGCGGGGATCTCAGCCGGGACGACGACCGGCCGCTGTACTGGGCGCGACTCGGAATGACCCGGGAAGTGCGCGCCTGGCAGCCGGAGTTCGGGCTCAGCGCCGCGCAACGGGCCGCGCTGCTCGGTGAACTGGAGCGGACCTCGCGCGGGCAGACCGCCATCCGGTATCCGCACGGCAAGGGCGTGAAGCGGATCCTGGTGACCGGCTTCGACCCGTTCACGCTGGACCGGGACGTGCGGATCTCCAATCCGTCCGGGGCCACCGCGCTCGCCCTCGACGGCACGGTGATCCGGACGGCCGAGGGTCCGGCCCGGATCGAGACGGCCGTCTTCCCGGTGCGCTGGCAGGACTTCGCGGAAGGGACGGTGGAGCGGACGCTGCGGCCGTATCTGCCGAAGGTGGACCTGTTCACGACCGTGAGCCAGGGGCGGGTCGGCCGGTTCGACGTCGAGCGGACCAACGGGGCCTGGCGGGGCGGCTTCGCGGACAACGAGAACATCGGGCGGACCGAGACCGTTCCGGTCACCGACCCGGCCTCGCAGCCGCAGTGGACGACGACGACCCTCCCGTACAAGGCGATCGTGGCGGCGGACACCGGCCGCTTCCCCGTGTACGACAACACGAGCGTGACCGAGATCCCGGCGGGCGGCACCACCCCCGTCGTACGGGCGGACGGGCCCACGGCGGGGTCCACCGCCCGGGCGGGCGGCGGCGGGGACTACCTGTCCAACGAGATCGCCTACCGGGCGACGCTGCTACGGGACCGGCTGGGCCTGCACGAGGTGCTGCCGGGCGGCCATGTGCACACGCCCGTGCTGCAGTTCGGGACCGGCAACACCGATCCGGCGACCGGGACGGTGACCGACCCGGAGTTCGTGCGGAACCGGCTGGACATCATCGCCCAGGTCCGTTCGATCCTGACGGTGGCGGCGAGCCGGCCGGCCGCTGGATGA
- a CDS encoding MarR family winged helix-turn-helix transcriptional regulator, with translation MATPRQTRRPDALTMEVVELIGDVVARFYEDYEEAAAEHALTGAQARLLSLLSLEPLPMRKLAKKLKCEPSNVTGIVDRLESRGLVERRPDPTDRRVKVAAATDEGRRIAQDLREGLRFAREPLAGLSDEERLALRDLLRRMLAP, from the coding sequence ATGGCCACACCCCGGCAGACCCGCCGCCCCGACGCCCTGACCATGGAAGTCGTCGAGCTCATCGGTGACGTCGTGGCCCGCTTCTACGAGGACTACGAGGAGGCGGCGGCCGAACACGCGCTCACCGGCGCGCAGGCGCGGCTTCTGAGTCTGCTGTCCCTGGAACCGCTGCCCATGCGGAAACTGGCCAAGAAACTGAAGTGCGAGCCGTCGAACGTCACGGGCATCGTGGACCGGCTGGAGTCCCGCGGCCTGGTGGAACGACGGCCGGACCCCACCGACCGGCGCGTGAAGGTGGCCGCGGCGACGGACGAGGGACGACGGATCGCCCAGGACCTGCGGGAGGGCCTGCGCTTCGCCCGCGAGCCACTGGCGGGCCTGTCGGACGAGGAACGACTGGCCCTGCGGGATCTTCTACGGCGGATGCTGGCGCCCTGA
- a CDS encoding NADP-dependent oxidoreductase, which yields MTDTPTLPAHSREWHLASRPVGWPKPEDFSLVEVEIRQPGPGEVLVRNSYLSVDPYMRGRMSAAKSYVAPYELGKAMQGGAVGEVVASGAEGIAPGDHVLHFGGWRAYATVDARQAVKVDPEAAPLSTYLGVLGMTGLTAYAGLLRTASFKEGDSVFVSGAAGAVGSQVGQIAKLRGASRVIGSAGSDEKVKLLVEEYGFDAAFNYKNGPVSEQLRKAAPDGVDVYFDNVGGDHLEAAIGSLNEKGRIAVCGMISVYNNTEAAPGPRNLARLIQTRGRIEGLLVGDHYDLQPQFVEEVGAWVRSGELKYRETVVEGIDNTLEAFLGVLRGDNTGKMIVKL from the coding sequence ATGACCGACACCCCCACGCTCCCCGCCCACAGCCGCGAATGGCACCTCGCCTCCCGCCCGGTCGGCTGGCCGAAGCCCGAGGACTTCTCCCTGGTAGAGGTGGAGATCCGGCAGCCCGGCCCCGGCGAGGTGCTCGTACGGAACAGCTACCTCTCCGTCGACCCGTACATGCGCGGCCGGATGAGCGCCGCGAAGTCGTACGTCGCCCCTTACGAGCTGGGCAAGGCCATGCAGGGTGGCGCGGTGGGCGAGGTCGTCGCCTCCGGGGCCGAGGGCATCGCCCCGGGCGACCACGTGCTGCACTTCGGCGGCTGGCGCGCCTACGCCACGGTCGACGCCCGGCAGGCCGTCAAGGTCGACCCCGAGGCCGCACCCCTGTCGACGTACCTCGGCGTCCTCGGCATGACCGGCCTCACCGCCTACGCCGGCCTTCTGCGCACCGCCTCCTTCAAGGAGGGCGACTCCGTCTTCGTGTCCGGCGCGGCCGGCGCGGTGGGCAGCCAGGTGGGCCAGATCGCCAAGCTCAGGGGCGCCTCGCGGGTCATCGGCTCCGCCGGCTCCGACGAGAAGGTCAAGCTGCTGGTGGAGGAGTACGGCTTCGACGCCGCCTTCAACTACAAGAACGGCCCGGTGAGCGAGCAGCTGCGCAAGGCCGCCCCGGACGGCGTCGACGTCTACTTCGACAACGTCGGCGGCGACCACCTCGAGGCCGCCATCGGCTCCCTCAACGAGAAGGGCCGGATCGCGGTCTGCGGCATGATCTCGGTCTACAACAACACCGAGGCCGCCCCGGGTCCGAGGAACCTCGCCCGGCTGATCCAGACCCGCGGCCGCATCGAGGGCCTGCTCGTCGGCGACCACTACGACCTCCAGCCGCAGTTCGTCGAGGAGGTCGGCGCCTGGGTCCGCTCGGGCGAGCTCAAGTACCGCGAGACCGTCGTCGAGGGCATCGACAACACCCTGGAGGCGTTCCTCGGCGTCCTGCGCGGCGACAACACCGGGAAGATGATCGTCAAGCTCTGA
- a CDS encoding serine hydrolase domain-containing protein, giving the protein MTQEIHGSVADGFEAVREEFAALVASERPDYEGQLCAYVHGRRVVDLWAGDGADAQSLYGVFSSTKGAAHLVVALLMQDGTLEPDRKVTYYWPEFAAEGKGTLTLRDLVAHRAGLVGLDSGFTAQELTDDRVVAERLADQRPFWRPGTAFGYHALVIGALTGEVVRRATGHTLQEVYEERVRAPYGLDFFLGLPAALEPRFRSVQPMAPTATQQALLDLAPTGPHTLASIAFNQHVPDPVDIADYANSRAVRAKGPASAGGVAAARGLAGMYAAAISEVDGRPPLLKPDTVAEVGQIHSVGYDLVARAHKSYGLGFQATADTWHPFLGAGSFGHSGAGGSQAFADPRSGLAYGYTRRRMAFPGGAAPENERLVSAVHKAALAA; this is encoded by the coding sequence ATGACGCAGGAGATCCACGGCAGCGTCGCGGACGGCTTCGAGGCGGTGCGCGAGGAGTTCGCCGCGCTGGTGGCATCGGAACGCCCCGACTACGAGGGACAGTTGTGCGCGTACGTACACGGACGCAGGGTCGTCGACCTGTGGGCGGGTGACGGCGCCGACGCCCAGTCCCTGTACGGCGTGTTCTCGTCGACCAAGGGCGCCGCCCACCTCGTGGTCGCCCTTCTCATGCAGGACGGCACGCTGGAGCCGGACCGCAAGGTGACCTACTACTGGCCCGAGTTCGCGGCCGAGGGCAAGGGCACGCTGACCCTGCGCGACCTGGTCGCCCACCGCGCGGGCCTGGTCGGCCTCGACAGCGGGTTCACGGCGCAGGAGCTGACCGACGACCGGGTCGTCGCCGAACGGCTCGCGGACCAGCGCCCGTTCTGGCGCCCGGGCACCGCCTTCGGCTACCACGCCCTCGTCATCGGCGCGTTGACCGGAGAGGTGGTACGGCGGGCGACCGGGCACACGCTCCAGGAGGTGTACGAGGAGCGGGTGCGCGCCCCGTACGGGCTGGACTTCTTCCTGGGGTTGCCGGCCGCGCTGGAGCCCCGTTTCCGCAGCGTGCAGCCGATGGCCCCGACGGCGACCCAGCAGGCCCTGCTCGACCTGGCGCCGACCGGGCCGCACACGCTGGCCTCCATCGCGTTCAACCAGCACGTGCCGGACCCGGTCGACATCGCGGACTACGCCAACTCCCGTGCCGTACGCGCCAAGGGCCCGGCGTCGGCGGGCGGGGTGGCCGCCGCCCGCGGGCTCGCCGGGATGTACGCGGCGGCGATCAGCGAGGTGGACGGACGGCCGCCGCTGCTGAAGCCGGACACCGTCGCCGAGGTCGGGCAGATCCACTCGGTCGGCTACGACCTGGTGGCCCGGGCGCACAAGTCGTACGGGCTGGGCTTCCAGGCGACCGCGGACACCTGGCACCCGTTCCTGGGCGCGGGGTCCTTCGGGCACAGCGGCGCGGGCGGTTCGCAGGCGTTCGCCGATCCGCGCAGCGGGCTCGCGTACGGGTACACGCGGCGCCGTATGGCCTTCCCCGGCGGAGCGGCGCCCGAGAACGAGCGGCTGGTGTCCGCCGTCCACAAGGCGGCCCTGGCGGCCTGA